The following nucleotide sequence is from Allocatelliglobosispora scoriae.
ACTCGATGGTGGAGCGCACCTCGTCGACACCGGCGTCGGCCGCGACGCGTACCAGCTGCGCGGTGGAGCCCCGCCCGAACTCCTTGCCCACGCTGCGGGTGAACCCTTCGAGCGCCTGCGCGACCACAGCGGCCTCGTAGTCCTCGCCGGACTGCGCGGCGAGGGGCACTGCGCCGAGCACGATGACCCGGCCGGACGGCATGAGTGAACGGGCGTGGGGATGCCCGATTTCGTAGAGTTCACGCAGGTCGGCGATTTTCACGATGCTGGTCGCGTCGATGATCAGCGCACCGAGCCGGGCACCCGCGACCACCTCGACCGTACCCGTCGGCAGGACGGCCGCCAGCCCCTCGGCGAGCCGCCCGGACCCGGCGACGAGAACCGGTCCTTCAATCAATGCCGAACCCTCGCGGTAGCGGCGCAGCTTCGGCGGGTCGGGCAGACCGAGGCGCTTGACCAGTGCTTTTCCAGCGCCACTGCGGGCGAATGATGCATAGCGGTCCGACATGAGTCGTATATTACGCGCGAGTAAGTTAGGGTCAACCCATGAACATGCAGACCCGCCGGGTGGGGATCATCGGTGGCAATCGGATTCCGTTCGCGCGGCAGAACGGACGCTACGCGCGCGCTTCCAACCAGGACATGCTGACCGCCGCGCTCGATGGTCTCGTGGCCCGGTTCGGGCTGGCCGGCGTGCAGCTCGGCGAGGTGGCGGCCGGTGCGGTCCTCAAGCACAGCCGGGACTTCAACCTGACCCGTGAGACGGTTCTCGGTTCCACACTCGACTCCCGTACGCCGGGGCTCGACGTCCAGCAGGCCTGCGGCACCGGCCTCGCCGCGATCGTCGGCATCGCCAACAAGATCGCCCTCGGGCAGATCGACTCCGGGATCGGCGGCGGCGTCGACACCACCAGCGACGCGCCTCTCGCCCTCAACGAGCAGATGCGCAAGGCGCTGATCGAGCTCTCCGCCGCCCGCTCCACCGGTGACCGGTTGAAGGCGGCCCTGAAACTGCGGCCCACCCAGGCATTCCGGCCGGAGCTGCCGCGCAACGCCGAACCGCGTACGGGTATGTCGATGGGCGAGCACGCCGCGGTCACCGCCGAGCTGTGGGGGGTCACCCGCGAGGACCAGGATGTCCTCGCCCTCGACTCGCACCGCAAGCTCGCCGCCGCCTACGAGTCGGGGTTCATGGACGACCTGGTGACGCCGTTCCTCGGGCTGAGCCGGGACCAGAACCTGCGCCCGGACTCCTCGCTGGAGAAGCTGGGCAGCCTCAAGCCCATCTTCGGCGCGACGATGACCGCGGGCAACTCCACCCCGCTCACCGACGGGGCCGCGACGGTGCTGCTCGGCACCGACGAGTGGGCCGCCGAGCGCGGGCTGCCGGTGCAGGCGTACCTGGTCGACGCGCAGACCTCGGCCGTGGACTTCACGCCGGGTGCGGCCTACCAGGACGGCCTGCTGATGGCCCCGGTCTACGCCGTGCCGACGCTGCTGGCCCGCAACGGGCTGACCCTGGCGGACTTCGACTATTTCGAGATCCACGAGGCTTTCGCATCCCAGGTGCTGGCGACGCTCGCCGCGTGGGAGTCGGCCGAGTTCTGCCGGGAGCGGCTGGGCCTCGACGCCCCGTTCGGCAGCATCGATCGAGCCCGGCTCAACGTGAACGGCAGCTCGCTCGCGGCCGGCCACCCGTTCGCGGCGACCGGCGGGCGCATCGTCGCCACCCTGGCGAAGCTGCTCGCCACCAGGGGCAGCGGCCGTGGCCTGATCTCCATCTGCGCAGCCGGTGGCCAGGGCGTCGTCGCGATCCTAGAACGCTGACCCTGTCACGTTTTGCAGCAAAGCGTGGCCATCTCGCTTCGCGAGACCACGCTTTGCTGCAAAACGTGACAGGGGAGAAGCTGAACGCGCGGGAGGCACTAAGGTGGGTCTCCGTGAGCAAGAAGAATCGCGAGCCTAAGGCCGCCAAGATCCGTGACGTCTACGTGCCGGTCCCCTTCGCGGGGCTGGCCGACGAGCCGGAGTGGATCGCACTTCGCGAGCTGGTCCCGGCCGCGACGGCGCCGCTGCGGCTGCACCCCACCCTCGTCGAGAAGTACGGCGAGCGTGACATCCTGCTCGCGACGATCCTGCCGATGGCGTGGCCCGCCATGGTCAAGCAGGACGGTCGGATCATGCTCGGCCTGCAGCGCCACGTGCAGTCCGGCGACGTCAACCGGGACCTCGCCGTCGCGATCCTGAGCGCCCTGGAGAGCGCGCCGGGGCAGCCCGTCGCCGTTCCGGCCCTGGCCGGCGAGGGTGAGCGGCTCGCAGACGTGCTCGCGGACGGGCCGCTGGAGATCACGATGCAGGACACGTTCGGCTTCTGGCTGGACGAGGGCCAGGACGACGACCCGGGTGTGCGCGCTTCGCTCGACTCCGCGAACTCCGCGATCACACCGACGACGAAGCTGAATGCCGCCAAGGCCGCGTACTGGACTCGGATGGGTGAGAAGGCTCACATCCGCTGGGTGCTGCCCGATGGCGAGGAGTCCGCAATGGACACCCTGTCCCGGCTGCACGCCCGTGGCGAGCTGAAGCTCGGTGAGCAGACCCGGTTCGCGGGCATGTTCCGTGCTCACGGCCGCCTTGTGCCGGTCTGGGACCTGCCCGCCGACGACGCGGCGGAGTCGTGGGAGGAGCCGTTCGAGGCGTTCACCCAGCGCTACGCGGCGGTGCTCGCCGAGACCGGCCCGCTGGACCCCGATGCGCGCCGGGCGAAGCAGGGCCTGCTCAGTCGGCAGCTCACTCTGCGGTGATCTGTCCGTTCTGGACACAGAACGTCTGATTCATCGAAGTTCACTCATGCGTCACTCCGTGAGGTACCCCTAACTTCGATCACGCTACTTCACGTAGGGTGACGGCACCAACTCAATTTGTGCATCGACCCGGGAGGCCGGAGGCACACGATGACGACGTTCCCGATCCGTCCTATGCCGTTGCCCGTTGATGGCCCATCGCCGGGCAACTCATCGTTGGAAGCGCTGCGCATGAACCCGCTGGAGTGGGCACGGCGCCGGCGTGAGAGCAAGGAGACGCGTCGCCTCGAGGCGGCGGGCGCCCGCGCGGGCCGCCGCCTCGAGAACCTCGGCGCGGAGTGGCACGTGATCGAGTGGCCCCACTCGGTCCGGCCGGTCACCGCCGACCCCGCAGCCGCTCGCCGGGTGAACAACGAGGCCGACCACGCCGGCTTCCTCGCCATCGGTCCCGGCGGCATCTTCTCCGTCAGCGTCGCCGACCACGGCTCCAAGAAGGTGCTGATCTCCGGCGACGTGGTCCAGATCAGCGGACGCCGACCGGCGCTCGTCCCGGCCGCCCGCAAGGATGCGCGGCGAGCCAGCAAGGCGCTCTCGGCAGCCGTCGGCCTCACCATCCCGGTGGTTCCGGTCCTCGCGCTCGTCGGCAGAGGGCTCATCACCGTCTACGGCCTGCCCAAGGACTGCATCATCACGTCCTACCGCGAGCTCGACCGGGTGCTCTCCGCGGGCGGCAGGCGGATCTCCGCCGTTACCGCCGAAAAGCTGTCCGAAGTGGCCAGAAGCCCATGGACCTGGGTGAATGAGCCGTATCAGCCCTATACGTGGTACCCCGAAGGGACCTCCGCCCCGCAAGGGTAGGCGAAGGGTAACCGGAAGGTGACAAGCACGCGACCCCCGAGTAGCGTGCGACCAGTGACAGGACCCCGGGAGGCGTGATGACACATGTCGAGCTCTCACTCTCGCCGACCGGGTTTCATGCCGGTACGGGAGCCGCCGAACCCGCCCTCGAACGATGGGCCACGGCCCTCGTCAACGCCGGCGAGGCAGCACTGATCATCGACGCCGAGGCGCAGATCGTGGCATACACCGCGAGCTGCGCCAGGCTCCTCTGCCTGCGGAATTCCTCCCTGGGCGGCCGGCTGCACGACGCGCTCCGCCTGATCGACTTCACGGCAGCCGGCATCGATCTCCCCGACGCCGAACGAGACCTGATCCCGCCGCTACTGGCGATCGCGTCCGGCCGCCTGGCCCGGGGCCTGATCCGGGTCCGCTGCGTCGACCAGGACACCACCACGCGCACTCTGGACGCCATCTCCACTCCCGTGCGCCAGGACGATGCCGCCGTTGGGTCGCTGACCTTCCTGTGTGAGATCTGATTCCTCCGCTGCCGCTGGGTGGGTGGACCGGGTTGTGGGCGGCGATCGACCCCAGAACCCACCGCGGCCACACCCCACGCCTGTGAGGCAGGACTCCAAAATGCGACGGATGTAAACGTCACTGCGTAGGGTTTGACGCATGCTCCACCTTGACCTGTTACCCGAGCCGTACGCAGTGTGCCGGCTGCCTGCGGGTTCACCGGTTCCTGCGGAGTTGCTGCCGGATTCGTCCCGGCCAGGGGCTCGGGCTCGGTCTGCTGCGGGGGATGAGCGGTCCGCGCCGCTGACCTCCATCACGTGGACGCCCGCCGAGACCTCGGTGATCTGCCGGGCCGACCTGGCACCCGCCGGTGCCGTGGTGGAGACGGGCTGGCGGTGCCTGCGGGTGGCGGGGCCGCTGGACCTGGCACTCACGGGAATCCTGGCCTCGGTGGCGTCGCCGCTGGCGGAGGCCCGGGTCAACATCTTCGCGTTCTCGACCTACGACACGGACTACGTGCTGGTCCCGTCGGTGCGGTTGGCCGAGGCCGTGGCCGCGTTGACGGCGGCCGGGCACCGGGTCACAAACCTGTAACCGGGTCCTGCGGGGTCGCTTTCGGGTAACCATCGTCGGCACGGGGCGTGGTTGGGCGTGTCGGAGTGGCATTCTTCAACGGTGCGACGACCCCTCACGCTCACCCTGCTCGCGTCCGCGCTCGCCCTGACCCTCGTCGGCTGCGGTGTGCCGCCCGAGTTGGAGCCGAAGCCCGGCGTGCCCGTGCCCAGCCCGTCGACCGCGCCGACCACGGGGCGGCCGGTGATCCCGCTGCCGCTGCCGAGCGCGACGACGCCGGGGGCGGAGGCGACGTTCGCGGAGAACTACGCGGTGGCGTGCCTGGGGCGGCCGAGCGGTGATCAGGTGATCGCGATGCTGCGGGCCAAGACGAAGCTGCTGCCCAAGACCGGCGTGATCGCGGTGCCGATGGGTCCGCTCTGCGCGGGCACCTGGCAGTACACGATCCTCACGGTCACCGGCAAGGACCCGCTGCAGGTCGTGACGCAGGGAGCGCCGACGGCGTTGAAGCTGGTCACGGCCGGCACGAATGTCTGCTCCGTCGACGTACGCACACACGCCCCGGTCGGGATCATCTCAGCGGCTCGCTGCTGATCGGATAGCCTCAGCGTTATGCCCGGCGTACCTCCCACGCGTTTTGTTTATCTCGGCCCGGAGAGCACCTTCACCGAGCAGGCCCTGCTGACGATTCCCGCTGCTGAGCGCGGGATCCGCAAGCCTGCGCGAAGCGTGCCGGAGGCGCTGGACGCCGTGCGCGACGGCGACGCCGACGCGGCGCTGGTCCCGATCGAGAACTCGGTCGGCGGCCAGGTCGGCGTGACGCTGGACGAGCTCGCCAACGGCGAGCCGCTGGTGATCACACGCGAGGTGGTGATCCCGGTCGAGTTCGTGCTGGCCGCGCGGCCGGAGATCCGGCTGGACCTGGTCCGCAGCGTCGCCGCGCACCCGCAGGCGAGCGCGCAGTGCCGCCGCTGGCTGCGGGCGCACCTGCCCGACGCCACCGTGATCGACGTGCTCTCCAACGCCACTGCCGCCCAGGACGCCGCCTCGGGCGTGGTCGATGCGGCGATCTGCGCACCGATCGCGGTCGGGCGCTACCGCATCTCGCTGCTCGCGGACAAGATCGCCGATCATCCGGACGGGATGACCCGCTTCGCGCTGGTGTCGCGGCCGGGGACACCGCCCGCACCGACGGGCGACGACCTGACCTCGCTGGCGGTCTACATCGCCCATGACCGGGTCGGCGCGCTGCTGGAGGTCCTGACCCAGTTCACGGTGCGCGGGGTCAACCTGACCCGGATCGAGTCGCGCCCCACGGGTGAACGGCTCGGCCGCTACGTCTTCTTCCTCGACTGCGCGGGCCACGTCGCCGACGCCCGGGTCGGTGAGGCGCTCGCCGGGCTTCGCCGCATCTGTGCGGACGTGCGGTTCCTCGGCAGTTACCCGCGTGCGGTGCCGACCGGCACGGAGCCGCCGGTGGCGTCGCCGGCCGGGCTCTCCGACGTGGATTACGCGGACTCGGCGGCCTGGCTGTCGCGGGTCCGAGCCGGGGGCCACTGACCCATGGCCATCGAGATGACCCGGGAACGCTTCGAGGAGCTCGTCTCCGATGCCCTCGACGAGGTCCCGGGCGAGCTGATGGCACTGCTCAACAACGTGGTGATCCTGATCGAGGAGGAGTCGCCGCCCGGTGAGGGCGAGTTGCTCGGGCTCTACGAGGGGCACGCGCTCACGGACCGGGGCTGGGATTACGCCGGTGTCCTGCCCGACCGGATCACGATCTTCCGCAATCCGACGCTGCGCATCTGCGACACGGAGGAGGACGTCATCGACGAGGTCTCGGTGACGGTCGTGCACGAGATCGCGCACCACTTCGGCATCGACGACGCCCGCCTGCACCAGCTCGGCTGGGACTGACCCTACGTTTTGCAGCAAAGCGTGGCCTCGCGCAGCGAAATGGCCACGCTTTGCTGCAAAACGTGACGGCAGTCAGAGCCCCAGCGTGTGGTATTTGATCGGCAGGCTGAACGCGATGGTGCTGATCTGCCCGGCGTTGCCGGCCGCCACGCGGTAGAGCAGCTTGGTGTTGCCGTTGTACTGCATGTAGAAGAGCGTCTCGGAGTCCCGGGACCAGGAGAACCAGCCGGAACCCGTGTATCCGGGCGGCCGCATGGCCCACTGCCGGCCGCCACCGGGGGCGTACCCGTAGATGTATCCGTCACCGGACCCGACCGCGATGGTGCCGCCGTCGGGCGACCAGACCGGGAAGCCGAGGCCGGCGCCGTTCGGCGGCTGGGTGTAGAGCGTCTGCTTGCCGGTGCCGTTGGTGTTGGTGGTGAAGAGCGACGAGGTGGTGGCGCTGCGGCTGATCGCCCAGCGGGAGGTCGACGGGTTCCACGACGGCGGGCTGTCGGCCCGGGTGAGGCCGCTGACCTTCGTGACCGCGCCGCCCGCAGCGGGCACGGTGTAGACGCCGTCCGACGGGCAGCTCGACCAGCCGAAGCTGCTGCTGCGCTGGAAGGAGATCGTCTGACCGTTGGGCGACCAGACCGGCCACATGTCGTTGGTGCCGATGTCGGGGCAGGAGAGGTCCTGCGAGGTGAGCCGCCGGTCCACGCCGGTGGCGATGTTGCGGGCGTAGAGCGACATCGCGTAGTCGGTACCGGTGCCGGCCTTGTTGAAGACGACCTCGGTGCCGGCCGGGTTCACCGCGAGACCCAGACCGCCGCCGCCGAAGGTGCCGCCGATCTGCGTCACGCCGGTGCCGTCATCGTTGGCCCGGACCAGTTTCAGCGTGGTGTAGCAGTCGGCGGTCACGCACTGGACCAGGTAGAGGTGCTGCGGCCAGGGTGCGTGGGCGATGACCTTCTCGAAGTGCAGGATCGACGGGTTGCTCTTGTCGAAGTCGAAGGCGGGCAGGGTGATCCCGGCGCCCGCGTCGAGGCTGCCCGTCAGCGACCAGGCCGGTGTCGCGGCCGGGTTGACCGTCAGCTTCACCCCGGCCGTGGCGGTGAGGTAGGGACCGGCCACGCCGTAGAGGAAGAGTTCGAGGCGGGGGCCGACCTTCGCCGTGACCGTGCCGACCACCGACGCCGAGGGCGGGTCGTAGGTGAAGGTGCTGCTCGTCGCCGCGATCGGGTGCAGGCCGCCGTCCCAGCGCAGGCCCAGCGTCCCGGAGGCGTGCTGGACCGCCGACGCGGTGATCTGCGCGGTCACGTTGCCCTGGGCGGAGAGGTAGAACTGCAGCTGCGGGGTGATGACGACGGGCACCGGGCCGACCGAGAAGGTGATCGGTGCGAAGCGCACCGGCGCCGGCAGCAGCGCCACCGGGCCGACGCTGCAGTTCGCGGCGGCCTGCGCGGTCGCCACCAGCGAGGCGTCCTCGGCGAGCGTGCCGGTGAAGCTCACCGACTTGATCGAGAGCCAGCCCCAGTCGACGGAGATGTTGAACGACGGGGTGACGCTCAGGCTGCCGGTGACGCTGATCTGCCCGCCACCGCCGCAGGTGAGGACCTTGCCGATGGGCTGGCTCACCGAGGTGATCGGCGCGTCACCGCTCAACCGGCGGCGCAGCAGGTCCGGCCCGAGGGTCTTCGCCGAGCCGAAGGTCTGCACGTCGGCGTCGGAGAGCTGGGCCGAGATCGCGAAGTGCCCGTTGCCGAAGGCCTCCTGCATCGTCGCGGGCTCGGTCTCGAGAACGTGGTTGCCCGCGCCGTCGGTGCTCGCGGCGGTGACGCGTACCAGCAGGCCGTCGGGGGCCGCTGCGGTCGCGCCCTCCGCGATCACCTCGCCGATCTCGGGGACGGCGGCGGCCGGAGCCAGCGTCACCACCTGGTCGCCGCCGGGTGCGCCGTCGACCTGGGTCACCGCGCCCGGCGCCGGGTCGTGGGTGGTGGAGGGGATCGCGGTGTCGCCGACGAAGTAGCCGACGATGTCGACGATGACGTGGGTGCTGCCCGCCTGGTTGTAGATCATCAGGTCGCCGTCGACGCCCAGCGGCGTCACGGCCAGGGTCGGGACGGTCGCGCCCGCGGCGAAGTTCAGGTCCGACGCGGTCGGCCTCGCGGTCAGCGAGGGGTACGCCGTGAAATACCCCGCCGCCGTCGGCGCGATCGCGGTGATCGAGGCGATGACCCCGCTGGGCGGCGTAGCGGCGGATGCCGACGGCAGCCCCGCCTTCCCGGCGATCGTCACGGGCAGCGTGGCAGCGGGCCCGATCGGTGCCTTGGGTGCTCCCAGACCCGACCTGGTGTCGACGATCCGGGTCGGGGTGACCCCGGCGAGATAGGAGCCGCCGCTCGCGGGGTCGGAGCCGTCGGTGAACCAGCCCGCCACGTCCACGACGAGCGGCGTCCACTCCGCCTGGTTGAAGAAGCTGACCTTGCCGTCGGTCCCGACCGGCACGATGATCCGGTTGGCGACGACCTGCCGGGCGGCGAAGTTGAGGGTCGACGCGGTCGGCCGGGGTGCACCGGTGGGGAAGACGGTGACGTAGCCGGCGCCGAGCGGACCGGCCGCGACGAGGTTGAGCACCACGGCGGCGACCCCCTCGGCGGGGACACCGCCCTCGCCGGTGACCTGCAGCTCCACGGTCTCACCCAGCGCCGGGGTGGAGCCGCCGAGCTCCTCGCGGGTGTCCATCAGCCGGGCCGGATTGATCCCGTGGAAGAGCCCGGCCGACGGCGAGGCCTGCGCGGGAGTCGTGAACCAGCCGGCCATGTCGGCGATGAGCTGGGTCGGCGCGGAGGAGTAGAGGATCACCCGTCCGCCGGCCCCGATCGGTACGACGACCAGGTTGGCGAGGGTCTGGCCACCGGCGAAGTTGAGGTTGGACGAGGTGGGCCGCGCGATCCCGTCGGGGTATGCGGTGAGGTAGCCGGCGGCGGCGGGCGCGGTCACCGTCACGTTGAGGACGACCGATCCCCCTTCGGGGGCGCCACCCGTGACGAGCAGCGAGACCTGCTGTGTCGGGCCCTTCGGGGCACCGAGACCGCTGCGGGTGTCGAGCAGGCGCGTCGGTGTGATCCCGTGCAGCGACCCGCCCGGCGCCGCAGTGCTGACCTGCTGACCGGCGGTCGTCGGCGCGGACTCCTCGGCCCCGGCGAGGGAGCTCACGCGTACCGAATAGGCGGTGTTGGGCCGGGCACCGGTGAGCACCGCGTGATCGGTCCCGACCGGCACCTCCAGGGCTGGACCTGCGGGAACCGTGGTGAGGCGGTATCCGGTCACGCCCGTCGCATCGGCGGGCGGAGTCCAGTCGACGCTGAGGTTCAGCCCCTCCACACCTGCGGTGACCGAGGCCGGGCCGGCTGGCGGGGCGGCGTAGGCGGCGGGCGCGTGGAGCAGTGCACCGACGAGGATCGGCACCAGTACGAGGGGGAGCGGACGGCGCACGAGTGGCCTCCTGGAAGCTGGTTGACGAGCAGACATCCAGCCAAGCCACGCCCCGCACGCTCCACAATCGTCGTTCAGGCTGCTCCGGTGACCGAAGCGGTGCGCTCTGTCACCGGACGCGTGTCCCCGGCGCCGAGTCGCGTGTGCGACACAGTCATTTGCACAGCGGATCTACTCTTGCCGGGCACAGCAGGCGCATGCTTGCCTGCACTTGTTTTCTCCCGCACGAAGTACCGTCACAAGGAGCACCCCCATGCGCAGTGCGCTCTTCGCGGCCGAGAATCTGGAGAAGGAGTCGACCCAGCCCGGGCTTCGGCTGCAGAACTCCAAGATGCTGAAGGTCGAACTCAACGGCGAGGTGATGGCCCGGACCGGGTCCATGGTCGCCTACCAGGGCCAGGTCACCTTCG
It contains:
- a CDS encoding acetyl-CoA C-acetyltransferase, whose amino-acid sequence is MQTRRVGIIGGNRIPFARQNGRYARASNQDMLTAALDGLVARFGLAGVQLGEVAAGAVLKHSRDFNLTRETVLGSTLDSRTPGLDVQQACGTGLAAIVGIANKIALGQIDSGIGGGVDTTSDAPLALNEQMRKALIELSAARSTGDRLKAALKLRPTQAFRPELPRNAEPRTGMSMGEHAAVTAELWGVTREDQDVLALDSHRKLAAAYESGFMDDLVTPFLGLSRDQNLRPDSSLEKLGSLKPIFGATMTAGNSTPLTDGAATVLLGTDEWAAERGLPVQAYLVDAQTSAVDFTPGAAYQDGLLMAPVYAVPTLLARNGLTLADFDYFEIHEAFASQVLATLAAWESAEFCRERLGLDAPFGSIDRARLNVNGSSLAAGHPFAATGGRIVATLAKLLATRGSGRGLISICAAGGQGVVAILER
- a CDS encoding DUF5926 family protein, with translation MSKKNREPKAAKIRDVYVPVPFAGLADEPEWIALRELVPAATAPLRLHPTLVEKYGERDILLATILPMAWPAMVKQDGRIMLGLQRHVQSGDVNRDLAVAILSALESAPGQPVAVPALAGEGERLADVLADGPLEITMQDTFGFWLDEGQDDDPGVRASLDSANSAITPTTKLNAAKAAYWTRMGEKAHIRWVLPDGEESAMDTLSRLHARGELKLGEQTRFAGMFRAHGRLVPVWDLPADDAAESWEEPFEAFTQRYAAVLAETGPLDPDARRAKQGLLSRQLTLR
- a CDS encoding metallopeptidase family protein translates to MEMTRERFEELVSDALDEVPGELMALLNNVVILIEEESPPGEGELLGLYEGHALTDRGWDYAGVLPDRITIFRNPTLRICDTEEDVIDEVSVTVVHEIAHHFGIDDARLHQLGWD
- the pheA gene encoding prephenate dehydratase: MPGVPPTRFVYLGPESTFTEQALLTIPAAERGIRKPARSVPEALDAVRDGDADAALVPIENSVGGQVGVTLDELANGEPLVITREVVIPVEFVLAARPEIRLDLVRSVAAHPQASAQCRRWLRAHLPDATVIDVLSNATAAQDAASGVVDAAICAPIAVGRYRISLLADKIADHPDGMTRFALVSRPGTPPAPTGDDLTSLAVYIAHDRVGALLEVLTQFTVRGVNLTRIESRPTGERLGRYVFFLDCAGHVADARVGEALAGLRRICADVRFLGSYPRAVPTGTEPPVASPAGLSDVDYADSAAWLSRVRAGGH
- a CDS encoding fibronectin type III domain-containing protein, with the protein product MRRPLPLVLVPILVGALLHAPAAYAAPPAGPASVTAGVEGLNLSVDWTPPADATGVTGYRLTTVPAGPALEVPVGTDHAVLTGARPNTAYSVRVSSLAGAEESAPTTAGQQVSTAAPGGSLHGITPTRLLDTRSGLGAPKGPTQQVSLLVTGGAPEGGSVVLNVTVTAPAAAGYLTAYPDGIARPTSSNLNFAGGQTLANLVVVPIGAGGRVILYSSAPTQLIADMAGWFTTPAQASPSAGLFHGINPARLMDTREELGGSTPALGETVELQVTGEGGVPAEGVAAVVLNLVAAGPLGAGYVTVFPTGAPRPTASTLNFAARQVVANRIIVPVGTDGKVSFFNQAEWTPLVVDVAGWFTDGSDPASGGSYLAGVTPTRIVDTRSGLGAPKAPIGPAATLPVTIAGKAGLPSASAATPPSGVIASITAIAPTAAGYFTAYPSLTARPTASDLNFAAGATVPTLAVTPLGVDGDLMIYNQAGSTHVIVDIVGYFVGDTAIPSTTHDPAPGAVTQVDGAPGGDQVVTLAPAAAVPEIGEVIAEGATAAAPDGLLVRVTAASTDGAGNHVLETEPATMQEAFGNGHFAISAQLSDADVQTFGSAKTLGPDLLRRRLSGDAPITSVSQPIGKVLTCGGGGQISVTGSLSVTPSFNISVDWGWLSIKSVSFTGTLAEDASLVATAQAAANCSVGPVALLPAPVRFAPITFSVGPVPVVITPQLQFYLSAQGNVTAQITASAVQHASGTLGLRWDGGLHPIAATSSTFTYDPPSASVVGTVTAKVGPRLELFLYGVAGPYLTATAGVKLTVNPAATPAWSLTGSLDAGAGITLPAFDFDKSNPSILHFEKVIAHAPWPQHLYLVQCVTADCYTTLKLVRANDDGTGVTQIGGTFGGGGLGLAVNPAGTEVVFNKAGTGTDYAMSLYARNIATGVDRRLTSQDLSCPDIGTNDMWPVWSPNGQTISFQRSSSFGWSSCPSDGVYTVPAAGGAVTKVSGLTRADSPPSWNPSTSRWAISRSATTSSLFTTNTNGTGKQTLYTQPPNGAGLGFPVWSPDGGTIAVGSGDGYIYGYAPGGGRQWAMRPPGYTGSGWFSWSRDSETLFYMQYNGNTKLLYRVAAGNAGQISTIAFSLPIKYHTLGL
- a CDS encoding ACT domain-containing protein, whose amino-acid sequence is MLHLDLLPEPYAVCRLPAGSPVPAELLPDSSRPGARARSAAGDERSAPLTSITWTPAETSVICRADLAPAGAVVETGWRCLRVAGPLDLALTGILASVASPLAEARVNIFAFSTYDTDYVLVPSVRLAEAVAALTAAGHRVTNL